The genome window ctcatccataATCAGCCTTCTAAGTATTTCAGCCACCCTGCTCAAAATAAACCTTTTAAtggcgagctctctctctctctctctctctctctctctctctctctctctctctctctctctctctctctctctctctctcaagaagcaaTGAGACAAGAAGAGTCtttattgaactctctctctctctctctctctctctctctctctctctctctctctctctctctctctcgtcaaaacaTAATTCCATCCATCAAGTATTATTCATCAGACGTCAAGAACGTTAACTCATAAGATACACAAAGAAAGTTCAGTCGAGGAACAGACTATTAAATCAGCAGAGAATTATTGCTTTCTCTAATTGCTGTTTGCACTTAGAAAGTATATTGATAACTTATTTTTATACCCAAGTacttagaaaatacagaaattatgtcTGCTTTTTGGTGATGTGGtgataagtacaaaataaatgcagaaatatgtatgtatatatatatatatatatatatatatatatatatatatatatatatatatatatatatatatatatataaactcatctttcattttccatattttaggaaaaattcttttttattttccgtcaaatattcttaaaatttatttcaatcactctttgcttcatttatttataagtgtTCGTTTATCTTCCTTTACTTTAGATACTTTTAACATAAGTAATTTCTATCAATTTCAAACTTATATTACTTTCCCTTAAGCATTTCCTTCCAATTTCCCTTCAGGATATTTTGTTACGTAAGTACTTTCAACTATCTACTCCTACAGCTACTTAAATAACAATCCTTcatcccatttccccttccacaggatcccCAAGACCCATGGTGACCTGGTGGGAGGGCGCCCACCTTTTGGACAACGCCAGCGAGGTCACGTCGGGTCAGGTCACGAGCAATGACCTCCACCACCCGCCGTTGACCCGGGAAGACTTCAACAAGTCTCTGAGATGCGTTGCGTCAAACTCGGACTTGACGACTCCGCTCTCTGTCTCTGTTGAGATAGATATGCActgtaagttaggttaggttaggttaggtttaagTTAGGTTGGTTTAGATTAGGTTTAGGTTTAAGTTAGGTTTCAAGTTAGGTTGGGTTTGGTCAagtttaagttaggttaggttaggttattattattattattattattattattattattattattatattattattattattattattaaaaacatttatacaagtgtatgcataataaatatcaataaaatattattattattattattattattattattattattattattattattattattattattattattattatcccaaaaacatttacaaaagtgtatgcatataataaaatctatttattattattattattattattattattattattattattgtattattattaagtattaaatatgtACTCAAGTATTTGCATAAGGCAAAACCAAGGCTGTCTTTATCTGTTAATCTTAATATTCATCTAAAAATCACACATTCTAtgctttttcaataataataataataataataataataataataaaattatttacggCTCAAAACCTTTTTATCAGTGAAGATTAGATTGGAACAATCCATTTCATTATGAAGAGAATCATTACTTCTTTCCTTTCATGAAAGAAACTCTACTTTGGCCCACCCCGAAATTTGATTTGAATCCGTCACGTCAATTCCACTCTCACAAATATGGGAAAATCACCCTTATTTGCTAAGGTCATAAAAGTTGAATTTGAATGGTAGCTTTTTTGAGTAATTCGATTTTGGCAAAAGGCTGTTTTTTGAGGATTCAATTCTGTTGTTTGAAGTACAATATACATCTTTATTAGTCTATATCTTTGTTATTACtattctgttaataataataataataataataataataataataataataataataacaccacgCAAAGAGACCTTGACTTAAATATCAAAGTCCTGAAAGTTAAAAAGAGGtcatgtaaaaatttatatttaactgaataaaaacaaaatgaataattatttactgtaagttaaaaaaaaaggtaatttaacagattatatttaactgaatcaatgcaaaacaataatgatttatttccaaaatacactTCCTTTTGAAGACCCTCCCACAAGCGTCGTTTTGGAGGGCGGGGCTCCGAGAGTGACCTTGAAAGAGGGCGTGGCTAGGCGGGTCACCTGTCAGGTGATTGGCTCTCGCCCCGCTGCCAAGGTCAACTGGAGAGGGACTGACGGGAGAAGCCTGCCAGGTGCCCAAGAGGTAAGGTCAAAAGGTCACCTGAGGTCAGTATGCTTTCAGTTAGGTTGTGTGGTTTGTCAAAGGTCAATCTAGGTCACTATATTTTCAGTTAGGTCATGTTGGTTGTAGGTATCTAAATGTGACGCCATTTTGACCACATGTGTGGATGTGATTCGGTACTTTCTTTATGCGTCTGTGTTCCATGGcacttattattatctatttcggTTCTGGGCTGCAGGAGGGCATGAGGTTGACAGTTCCATCGGCCTCTGCTTTCAAAGTTGATATTTACGAGAGAGGGAGAATGATTTTGTCATCattcagagaagaaaatattctaaatagtTCTCagagtgaaaggagagagagagagagagagagagagagagagagggagggagaacgAGTCATAATCCCAGCAATAAGAGGATTCTTTAGCATTTCTTAATCCCCTTTTCGTTGCGAGAAAGTCAACACAAAAGAAGCATTTAAcggtaaaatataatttcatttcttttcttttatcaccCAAAGATACCTTCATACCTCCCCCTTTTCTCgaaaactttctcttcttgctttctCTATTCCCGAGTAATTATTCCAAGAagggaatatataaaaagagcaaaGTTCCAAAGGCATTCTCGCGAGGATAACGTCTGGGTCTAAGCCTCTCTCAAGAAATacttaagaagaagaagcgtCAGCTCAGAACCTCTGGGCGGGAATGAGATTTGGAATGTAAACAAACCGCCGTATTCAATGTAGAAAATGGGGTTAAATATAGAAAACGGGGTCAGAAATCGGTTTGCAAAGTCTTCTAAACTTAATTTTGAATGTAcctatgattttgttttatttatttagtcatttatttatctatttagtgATTCAGGAGCTCCTAACTTTAGGATATAGGATATGGTACTACTTTAGAGTGCCATGGTCCATAGTTTCAGCTCCTGTAActtatattaatttatcttaATGTATTTGCTGTTCACTATTTTAACTAACAGTgataatgaaagtatatatatatatatatatatatatatatatatatatatatatatatatatatatatatatatatatatatatatatatatatatatactcgtatatataaagagagagagagagagattccatataAATATCTACATAATCTGTACAACAAAAAAGCACATTTCCCAGAGACACCAACACCATTACAGTATCCTAATATCCTTTTAATCTTTCTGGACAGACTGTGGTAGAAGACATCCTACAAGACGGGACCACTCGATCAATCCTTACCATCCTACCCTCGCAGGAGGATGACGGGGGGACCCTGGAATGCTCCGGATCCAATCCCAGTCTGCCCAAGGTTGTGTTAAGGAACACAACTCACCTCTCTGTGTTGTGTAAGTTGTATAATAATAAGTTTCTGGGTTTTGAAAGTGTTTTTCGTTAGTTGAATGTTAGTTAGATTAACATTTTGGATgagaatttaactttaaaatttaaatttggaAGTTATTGAGGAtgtggtgggattcgaaccattGCTTGTTAGAAGGCTGAGGTTAGCatgtaacaatttatatatacatacatacatatatataattatatatataattatttatatatatatatgaaaattaccaGATTTATTCTAgtcaatttcataaataaatctcACTGAAAACTGTGAAacccaaataataataagcaacCTACCACCCATTTTCTATCTCATACATAAccttcttcccattttctgtttcataaatactcttgtattcccattttcttttccagctttTCCAGCTGTCCATGaatctctttcctctttccagaCAAACCTCAAATGACTCTGGGTCCTGAGGAAGGCTCCAGTCTGGGAGACCTCAGGGAAGGCGCTGACGTCACGCTGAAATGCTCAGTCAGAGCCAATCCTGAGGTCTTGGAGGTCCAGTGGGCTCTCAATGTGAGTTGCTGAATTGTGAATTGTTTGTCTCtgtgtctttctatctatctatctgatagatagataggtagataggtagatagacagaaaggCTTACCTATTTAACAATCTATATATTGCATAATGCTCTCCTGAACCGATATGAGACTAGGCTTAGATGCTCTGTGGAAATAACTGCCTCTTGACTGtctctgtatctatctatttatctgatatatagatagatagatacataggctttcctatttgtctgtctatatatTCCTTATACTCTCCTACTTGTGGTCCAGTGGTTAAGACACTTAGCAAACCAATATGAGACTaggttttgattttcattctaagataaatatttcaatttctttctttttgaaaatattatatctttttttgactatatatatatatatatatatatatatatatatatatatatatatatatatatatatatatatatatatatatatatatataatgtgtgtgtgtgtgtgtgtgagagagagagagagagagagagagagagagagagcgtgtgttcTTGCTTACTCGTAATCATTATAGTTACAATGGCGCATGCAAGCACGCTACCTACATATTTCTCAGAGGTATAAAATCTCTTTCAAGCACCTTCGCAAGCATagcaagaggaagagagagagagagagagagagagagagaatggaacct of Macrobrachium rosenbergii isolate ZJJX-2024 chromosome 34, ASM4041242v1, whole genome shotgun sequence contains these proteins:
- the LOC136856106 gene encoding cell adhesion molecule 3-like gives rise to the protein MVTWWEGAHLLDNASEVTSGQVTSNDLHHPPLTREDFNKSLRCVASNSDLTTPLSVSVEIDMHYPPTSVVLEGGAPRVTLKEGVARRVTCQVIGSRPAAKVNWRGTDGRSLPGAQETVVEDILQDGTTRSILTILPSQEDDGGTLECSGSNPSLPKVVLRNTTHLSVLYKPQMTLGPEEGSSLGDLREGADVTLKCSVRANPEVLEVQWALNGVPLQETPGEDLKTTRDVLSLRNIDRSSSGNYTCAAANTEGASTSDPLLG